In Actinomycetota bacterium, a genomic segment contains:
- the ribH gene encoding 6,7-dimethyl-8-ribityllumazine synthase — translation MQIKGSFDGTALRVGVVVARFNDLVTSRLAEGCREALERHGVGSVDWAEVPGSRELPVAARAMAMSGRYDAVVALGCVIRGETVHFDLVAQEASRGLGQVATDSGVPVLFGVLATETLEQALQRAGGKVGNAGWDAAVAAIETATLVSRVEKGEA, via the coding sequence ATGCAGATCAAGGGCAGCTTCGACGGGACCGCACTCCGCGTAGGCGTGGTGGTGGCCCGGTTCAACGACCTGGTGACGAGCAGGCTGGCCGAAGGGTGCCGCGAGGCGCTGGAGCGCCACGGCGTGGGTAGCGTGGACTGGGCGGAGGTGCCCGGCTCCCGGGAGCTGCCGGTCGCGGCGCGGGCGATGGCGATGTCCGGACGCTACGACGCAGTCGTGGCCCTCGGCTGCGTCATCCGGGGGGAGACCGTCCACTTCGACCTGGTCGCCCAGGAGGCGAGCCGCGGCCTCGGACAGGTGGCCACCGACAGCGGCGTCCCGGTCCTGTTCGGCGTCCTGGCCACCGAGACCCTGGAACAGGCGCTTCAGAGGGCAGGGGGCAAGGTCGGCAACGCGGGATGGGATGCCGCCGTGGCCGCGATCGAGACCGCCACGCTCGTCTCCCGCGTGGAGAAGGGCGAGGCCTGA